A genomic segment from Janthinobacterium sp. 64 encodes:
- the yiaA gene encoding inner membrane protein YiaA, producing the protein MQTSPIQRPSSAFIGASWAALLIGAITYLTGLWNAGMALNEKGYYFTLLMYGLFAAVSLQKSVRDRTEGIAVTGMYFGLCWISVLLALLLLTVGLWNATLHNSEKGFYAMAFLLSLFSAVAVQKNVRDVARATPATSADAPGT; encoded by the coding sequence ATGCAGACTTCCCCCATCCAACGTCCCAGCAGCGCCTTCATCGGTGCCTCCTGGGCGGCACTGCTGATCGGCGCCATCACCTATTTGACCGGCCTGTGGAACGCCGGCATGGCCCTCAACGAGAAGGGCTATTACTTTACGCTCCTGATGTATGGCCTGTTCGCCGCCGTCTCGCTGCAAAAATCCGTGCGCGACCGCACGGAAGGCATCGCCGTGACGGGCATGTATTTCGGCCTGTGCTGGATTTCCGTGCTGCTGGCCTTGCTGTTACTGACGGTGGGCCTGTGGAACGCCACCCTGCACAATAGCGAGAAGGGTTTCTATGCCATGGCATTCCTGCTGAGCCTGTTTTCCGCCGTGGCCGTGCAAAAGAATGTGCGCGATGTGGCGCGCGCAACGCCGGCCACCTCCGCCGACGCGCCGGGAACTTAA
- a CDS encoding LysE family transporter, translating into MPFATWITFVIAASIIAVSPGSGAVLSMSHGLSYGVRKASATILGLQLGLLVVLGIAGAGVGSLLLASEVAFNIVKTVGALYLIYLGLSQWRARVAVAGDLHADAVVPSWRRRVLTGFLTNVTNPKGIIFMVAVLPQFISPTAPLLPQLLILAVTMCTIDQIVMHSYAFLASSMQRFFRDAKAVKKQNRFFGGLLMAVGAALFFVKRGGQAAS; encoded by the coding sequence ATGCCCTTCGCCACCTGGATCACCTTTGTCATCGCCGCTTCCATCATCGCCGTTTCGCCCGGCTCGGGCGCCGTGCTGTCGATGTCGCACGGCCTGTCTTACGGGGTCAGAAAGGCCAGCGCCACCATTCTCGGCCTGCAACTGGGGCTGCTGGTCGTGCTGGGCATCGCCGGCGCCGGCGTGGGTTCCTTGCTGCTGGCCTCCGAAGTGGCCTTCAACATCGTCAAGACGGTGGGTGCGCTGTATTTGATTTACCTGGGCCTGTCGCAGTGGCGCGCCAGGGTGGCGGTGGCCGGCGACCTGCACGCCGACGCCGTGGTGCCGTCCTGGCGCCGGCGCGTGCTGACGGGTTTTCTGACCAACGTGACGAATCCGAAAGGCATCATCTTCATGGTGGCGGTGTTGCCGCAATTCATCAGCCCCACGGCGCCACTGCTGCCGCAATTGCTGATCCTGGCCGTCACCATGTGCACGATCGATCAGATCGTCATGCACAGCTACGCCTTTTTAGCTTCCTCGATGCAGCGCTTTTTCCGCGATGCCAAGGCCGTGAAAAAGCAGAACCGCTTCTTTGGCGGCTTGCTGATGGCCGTCGGCGCCGCCCTGTTCTTCGTCAAGCGCGGTGGCCAGGCGGCATCCTGA
- a CDS encoding DUF6600 domain-containing protein, whose amino-acid sequence MRPILSLPLLNTVCAMLLSSACTFALAQDPPARVGRISTVEGQVLVRAGDGEAQNALLNWPVTTDNRLSTMRGALAELRVGAAAVRLDGDSELEVSELDDDSFKLHLSYGAVSVRVRNTDALRGFELTTAQVRVILTQPGWVRIEAGRQSGTSVVSVLDGAADVDGATGSVTLRAGQRAELTDEELRTGALQRIAFDNWPEALSAAAPALRYVTDDTTGYEELDRYGAWQDDAQYGPLWLPSAVPAGWAPYSDGRWTWIAPWGWTWVDNAPWGYAPSHYGRWVRLGQRWGWAPGRERGRVPWAPALVGWVGGHPGTHHEQRPGVGWFPLSPHERYVPGYRASADYERRINRVAEGRRSVAGERERRNRTILPAPVLQSMPLSTAPAPAGNWQRPVDAPRGDNGVRRDWVNRPGRLQTDDGQTQMAPRPMPPNRPPVPAQPVMPAVPALPPVQDQVGRPGWRGEERSRAERPQPRPASERSGPPRERSNDRGNERGNPGRNNRLQQEAER is encoded by the coding sequence ATGCGTCCTATCCTGTCTCTCCCCCTCTTGAACACCGTGTGCGCCATGTTGCTGTCGTCGGCATGCACTTTCGCCCTGGCGCAGGACCCGCCTGCCCGCGTGGGGCGCATTTCCACCGTCGAAGGGCAAGTGCTGGTGCGCGCCGGCGATGGCGAGGCGCAAAACGCCCTGCTGAACTGGCCCGTCACGACGGATAACCGCCTGAGCACCATGCGCGGCGCGCTGGCGGAATTGCGCGTGGGCGCGGCCGCCGTGCGCCTCGATGGCGATTCCGAACTGGAAGTGAGCGAGCTCGATGACGACAGTTTCAAATTGCACCTCAGCTATGGCGCGGTCAGCGTGCGCGTGCGCAATACCGACGCGCTGCGCGGCTTCGAACTGACCACCGCCCAGGTCCGCGTGATCCTGACCCAGCCGGGCTGGGTGCGCATCGAGGCGGGACGCCAGAGCGGCACCAGCGTCGTCAGCGTGCTCGATGGGGCGGCCGACGTGGATGGCGCGACGGGCAGCGTGACCTTGCGTGCCGGCCAGCGCGCGGAATTGACGGACGAGGAGTTGCGCACGGGTGCCTTGCAGCGGATCGCCTTCGACAACTGGCCCGAAGCCTTGTCCGCCGCCGCGCCGGCCTTGCGCTATGTCACGGACGATACCACCGGCTATGAAGAACTGGACCGCTACGGCGCCTGGCAGGACGATGCGCAATATGGCCCCCTGTGGCTGCCCAGCGCGGTGCCGGCCGGCTGGGCGCCGTACAGCGACGGGCGCTGGACGTGGATCGCGCCGTGGGGCTGGACCTGGGTCGACAATGCGCCTTGGGGCTACGCGCCCTCGCATTACGGCCGCTGGGTGCGGCTGGGCCAGCGCTGGGGCTGGGCGCCGGGGCGCGAGCGCGGCCGCGTGCCCTGGGCGCCGGCCCTGGTGGGCTGGGTCGGCGGCCATCCCGGGACACACCATGAGCAGCGTCCCGGCGTCGGCTGGTTTCCCCTGTCGCCGCACGAACGCTATGTGCCTGGCTACCGCGCCAGCGCGGACTATGAACGCCGCATCAACCGCGTGGCCGAGGGGCGCCGCTCCGTGGCGGGCGAACGCGAACGCCGCAACCGCACCATCCTGCCGGCCCCCGTGCTGCAAAGCATGCCCTTGAGCACGGCGCCTGCGCCGGCGGGCAACTGGCAGCGTCCCGTTGATGCGCCGCGCGGCGACAACGGTGTCCGGCGCGACTGGGTCAACCGTCCCGGCCGCCTGCAGACGGACGATGGCCAGACGCAGATGGCGCCGCGTCCCATGCCGCCGAACCGGCCGCCCGTGCCGGCCCAGCCCGTGATGCCGGCGGTGCCGGCCTTGCCGCCCGTGCAAGACCAGGTGGGGCGCCCCGGGTGGCGTGGCGAAGAACGATCGCGCGCCGAGCGGCCGCAGCCGCGTCCCGCCAGCGAACGTAGCGGACCGCCACGTGAACGCAGCAATGACAGAGGCAATGAGCGCGGCAATCCCGGCCGCAACAACCGGCTGCAGCAGGAAGCGGAGCGCTGA
- a CDS encoding multidrug effflux MFS transporter translates to MNQRTTLPLWAWGAIVLLLVCLSRISIDIYLPSLPAMADALHASDAQLQLTLSLFMAGSAASMLACGPLADRYGRRPVLLAGTAIYVLASIVCSVTSDVHVLIAARVLQAFGGCSGTIIGRVMVRDRFDAATQARMLGKISMVMGLSPIVAPLAGSVLDAAFGWRAVFGVLCLLGALSLGLIAAYVPETKPASVVPQGNTLALYRRLLGDRYFLRYALAIGCVYCTYFPFIAESSVLLQRGMHLTPHAYALVFALTVSGYIAGSSLFRALGPRLGADYMLGVAVLLNVAGAASLLLAGTLAPRHVASLVAPMLLVMVSVGMAIPACQLAVLQPYGDQAGSASGLFFFVQMLITAVCGAVIAAITDGSEKPLLWVTAAASGAFAAVWLLTKSRASVAAASLT, encoded by the coding sequence ATGAATCAACGAACAACACTTCCCCTGTGGGCCTGGGGCGCCATCGTGCTGCTGCTGGTCTGCCTGTCGCGCATCAGCATCGACATTTATCTGCCTTCGCTGCCGGCCATGGCCGATGCCCTGCATGCCAGCGATGCGCAATTGCAACTGACGCTGAGCCTGTTCATGGCCGGCTCGGCCGCCTCGATGCTCGCTTGCGGGCCGCTGGCCGACCGTTACGGCCGCCGTCCCGTGCTGCTGGCCGGCACGGCCATTTATGTGCTCGCCAGCATCGTCTGCAGCGTGACTTCCGACGTGCACGTGCTGATCGCCGCGCGCGTGCTGCAGGCGTTCGGCGGCTGCAGCGGCACCATCATCGGCCGGGTCATGGTGCGCGACCGGTTTGACGCCGCCACGCAGGCGCGCATGCTGGGGAAAATCTCGATGGTGATGGGTTTGTCGCCTATCGTTGCGCCGCTGGCCGGCAGCGTGCTCGACGCGGCGTTCGGCTGGCGCGCCGTGTTTGGCGTGCTGTGCCTGCTGGGCGCGCTGTCGCTGGGGCTGATCGCCGCGTATGTGCCGGAAACCAAACCGGCCAGCGTCGTGCCACAAGGAAATACCCTGGCGCTATACCGCCGCCTGCTGGGCGACCGGTATTTCCTGCGTTATGCACTGGCCATCGGCTGTGTGTATTGCACGTATTTCCCGTTCATCGCGGAATCGTCCGTGCTGTTGCAAAGGGGCATGCACCTGACGCCGCATGCGTATGCGCTGGTGTTCGCGCTGACGGTCAGCGGCTATATCGCGGGGTCGAGCCTGTTTCGCGCCCTGGGCCCGCGTCTGGGCGCCGATTACATGCTGGGCGTGGCGGTGCTGCTCAATGTGGCGGGGGCGGCGAGCCTGTTGCTGGCGGGGACGTTGGCGCCGCGGCACGTGGCCTCGCTGGTAGCGCCCATGCTGCTGGTGATGGTGTCGGTGGGCATGGCGATTCCCGCCTGCCAGCTGGCCGTGCTGCAGCCGTATGGCGACCAGGCGGGCAGCGCCTCGGGCCTGTTCTTCTTCGTGCAGATGCTCATCACGGCGGTTTGCGGCGCCGTCATCGCCGCCATCACGGATGGCAGCGAAAAGCCCCTGCTGTGGGTGACGGCGGCGGCCAGTGGCGCCTTTGCCGCCGTCTGGCTGCTCACGAAGAGCCGCGCCAGCGTGGCGGCAGCCAGCCTTACATGA
- the lipB gene encoding lipoyl(octanoyl) transferase LipB, with protein MTTTRTETALIRELGRVDYEPTFAAMRAFTDARTTDTRDELWIVEHPPVFTLGLAADRGHLLAGAENVPVVQTDRGGEVTFHGPGQVVIYLLMDLRRNKPGGKLYARQFVHKIEQAIINVLAAYNLAGERIDGAPGIYIAGGPSKGAKIAALGLKVRGNGCTYHGVSLNVAMDLAPFSWINPCGYSGLKTVDMRSMGVVAPLAEVQRALAQELTVLLDVSEVNSAAGAPQATDA; from the coding sequence ATGACCACCACCCGCACCGAAACGGCGCTGATCCGCGAACTGGGCCGCGTCGATTACGAGCCCACCTTTGCCGCCATGCGCGCCTTTACCGATGCGCGCACGACGGACACGCGCGACGAACTGTGGATCGTCGAGCATCCGCCCGTATTTACGTTGGGCCTGGCGGCCGACCGCGGCCATTTGCTGGCCGGCGCCGAGAATGTGCCCGTGGTGCAGACGGACCGTGGCGGCGAAGTGACGTTCCACGGCCCCGGCCAGGTGGTGATTTACCTGCTGATGGACTTGCGCCGCAACAAGCCGGGTGGCAAGCTGTATGCGCGCCAGTTCGTGCATAAAATCGAGCAAGCCATCATCAACGTGCTGGCGGCGTATAATCTCGCTGGCGAGCGCATCGATGGCGCGCCTGGCATCTATATTGCCGGCGGGCCAAGCAAGGGTGCGAAGATCGCCGCGCTGGGCTTGAAAGTGCGCGGCAACGGCTGCACCTACCATGGCGTATCGCTCAACGTGGCGATGGACCTGGCGCCGTTTTCCTGGATTAACCCTTGCGGCTATTCCGGCCTGAAGACGGTCGACATGCGCAGCATGGGCGTGGTGGCGCCGCTGGCCGAGGTGCAGCGGGCCCTGGCCCAGGAATTGACCGTATTACTCGATGTAAGCGAAGTAAACAGCGCCGCAGGCGCGCCTCAGGCAACGGATGCCTGA
- a CDS encoding DUF808 domain-containing protein translates to MAGSSLLALLDDIASILDDVSLMTKVAAKKTAGVLGDDLALNAQQVAGVRAERELPVVWAVAVGSLKNKAILVPAALAISAFAPWAITPLLMVGGAYLCFEGFEKIAHKYLHPDDSHKAELAQALRDPQVDLVALEKDKIKGAIRTDFILSAEIIVIALGTVAAATFAEQVAVVVGIALIMTVGVYGLVAGIVKLDDAGFYLAARKGAGALMDGVRAFGRMLVSAAPKLMKFLSVVGTLAMFMVGGGILTHGWPWASAMLHHAEEAIGGVAGIGPVLAAVTPSLINAVAGLIAGGLVLAGVTAVSALLRMIKPGK, encoded by the coding sequence ATGGCCGGCTCCAGCCTGCTGGCCCTGCTCGACGACATCGCCAGCATCCTCGATGACGTTTCCCTGATGACCAAGGTGGCCGCCAAGAAGACGGCCGGCGTGCTCGGCGATGACCTGGCCCTGAACGCGCAGCAAGTGGCCGGCGTGCGCGCCGAGCGCGAACTGCCCGTGGTCTGGGCCGTCGCCGTCGGTTCGCTGAAGAACAAGGCCATCCTCGTGCCCGCCGCGCTGGCCATCAGCGCGTTTGCGCCGTGGGCCATCACACCGCTGCTGATGGTGGGCGGCGCCTACCTGTGCTTCGAGGGTTTCGAAAAGATTGCCCACAAGTATCTGCACCCGGACGACAGCCACAAGGCCGAGCTGGCACAAGCGCTGCGCGATCCACAGGTCGACCTGGTGGCGCTGGAAAAGGACAAGATCAAGGGCGCCATCCGCACCGACTTCATTCTGTCGGCGGAAATCATCGTCATCGCCCTCGGTACGGTGGCTGCGGCCACCTTCGCCGAGCAGGTGGCCGTCGTCGTCGGCATCGCCCTCATCATGACGGTGGGCGTGTATGGCCTGGTGGCCGGCATCGTCAAGCTCGACGACGCGGGCTTTTACCTGGCGGCGCGCAAGGGCGCAGGCGCGCTGATGGACGGCGTGCGTGCATTTGGCCGCATGCTCGTGTCGGCGGCGCCGAAACTGATGAAATTCCTGTCCGTGGTGGGCACGCTGGCCATGTTCATGGTCGGCGGCGGCATTTTGACGCATGGCTGGCCGTGGGCCAGCGCCATGCTGCACCATGCTGAAGAAGCCATCGGCGGCGTGGCCGGCATCGGCCCCGTGCTGGCCGCCGTCACGCCCAGCCTGATCAACGCGGTGGCCGGCCTCATCGCCGGTGGCCTGGTGCTGGCCGGCGTTACGGCCGTGTCAGCTTTATTGCGCATGATCAAGCCAGGCAAATAA
- the pdxR gene encoding MocR-like pyridoxine biosynthesis transcription factor PdxR has protein sequence MPRGKSPHTLDLPRPTSWLDKAGVSKQDGAYEALRSAILTKMLPAGSRLPSSRTLAERWELSRGTIETVFDRLHAEAYVTRVPGSGTHVCAVVPERFLMAGLADATPAGPFSEPVPVPVSDTGVRDGLPFVARRADASLFPMAAWSKCAARALAAATPEQLCSADPAGLLQLRQQIADFLAKYRGIRCDPQDIVVTTGIRHAIDLLARGIVRDGDKVCLEEPGYPAARALFALAGAVPVDIAVDAEGIDCAALATHTDACLAYVTPAHQSPLGVTMSVTRRLALLEWANDSGAWVVEDDYDSEFNYQSAPLAALKALDQYQRVIYCGSFNKTLFAGLRVGFMVLPPALRPQLLRIVQLTGRSVGVTQQLALAAWMEEGGFVRHLRLARLAYKERRDLLLACLEQTAPGRYTISGQQAGFHCVLWLPPDADERAFCARAAQEGLALQPLGDFCHSARLAPAVLLGYTALSLAQVRHAAQKLGRLLLLPEAAPE, from the coding sequence ATGCCGCGAGGAAAATCACCGCACACCCTGGACTTGCCCCGCCCCACCAGCTGGCTGGACAAGGCGGGCGTCAGCAAGCAGGACGGCGCCTATGAGGCGCTGCGCTCGGCCATCCTGACGAAGATGCTGCCGGCGGGCAGCCGTTTGCCATCCAGCCGCACCCTGGCGGAACGGTGGGAATTGTCGCGCGGCACCATCGAAACCGTGTTCGACCGCCTGCACGCGGAAGCGTACGTGACGCGCGTGCCCGGTTCCGGCACGCATGTGTGCGCCGTCGTGCCGGAACGCTTCTTGATGGCAGGATTGGCAGATGCCACCCCGGCCGGGCCATTTTCCGAGCCCGTTCCCGTTCCCGTGTCCGATACGGGCGTGCGCGATGGCTTGCCGTTCGTGGCGCGGCGCGCCGACGCCAGCCTGTTTCCCATGGCCGCCTGGTCCAAGTGCGCCGCGCGGGCGCTGGCGGCCGCCACGCCGGAGCAGCTGTGCAGCGCCGATCCGGCCGGCCTGCTCCAGCTGCGCCAGCAGATCGCCGATTTCCTCGCCAAGTACCGCGGCATCCGCTGCGACCCGCAAGACATCGTCGTCACCACCGGCATCCGCCACGCGATCGACTTGCTGGCGCGCGGCATCGTGCGCGATGGCGATAAAGTTTGCCTGGAAGAACCGGGCTACCCGGCCGCGCGCGCCCTGTTCGCCCTGGCCGGCGCCGTGCCGGTGGACATTGCCGTCGACGCCGAAGGCATCGATTGCGCCGCGCTGGCCACGCACACCGATGCCTGCCTCGCCTACGTGACGCCGGCGCACCAGTCGCCGCTGGGCGTGACCATGTCCGTCACGCGCCGCCTGGCCTTGCTGGAGTGGGCCAACGACAGCGGCGCCTGGGTGGTGGAAGACGATTACGACAGCGAATTCAATTACCAGAGCGCGCCGCTGGCGGCCCTGAAGGCGCTGGACCAGTACCAGCGCGTGATCTACTGTGGCAGTTTCAACAAGACCTTGTTTGCCGGCCTGCGCGTGGGCTTCATGGTGCTGCCGCCCGCCTTGCGACCGCAACTGCTGCGCATCGTGCAGTTGACGGGCAGGTCCGTGGGTGTGACGCAGCAGCTGGCGCTGGCTGCCTGGATGGAGGAAGGCGGCTTCGTGCGTCATTTGCGCCTGGCGCGCCTGGCCTACAAGGAGCGGCGCGACCTGCTGCTGGCCTGCCTCGAACAGACCGCTCCCGGCCGCTACACCATTTCCGGCCAGCAGGCGGGTTTCCATTGCGTGCTGTGGCTGCCGCCGGATGCCGACGAGCGGGCGTTCTGTGCGCGCGCGGCGCAGGAGGGGCTGGCGTTGCAGCCGCTGGGCGACTTTTGCCACAGCGCCAGGCTGGCGCCGGCCGTGCTGCTCGGCTACACAGCGTTAAGCCTGGCCCAGGTGCGCCACGCTGCACAAAAATTGGGCAGATTGCTGCTGTTGCCAGAGGCTGCCCCGGAATGA
- a CDS encoding EAL domain-containing protein, translating to MGDQQKRLQMALEAAHMAIWDSRIVDGQVIDGTVSWSAKGAALLGLEEHALTQPFRSFLGFVHAEDQGKVLEVLQDGVRRRGGYDLQYRVIWPDGSEHWLAAKAHIFTDAEGQPDRTLGIIWDITEHMARELMIAESRELAEVTLSSIGDGVITTDPFGKTRYLNRVAEQLTGWSNELAQGLDIWETLKLVDEHTGEPLDHVAIKCLHQRQAIGISTHAQLVTRDGRRIAVEDSAAPIWSRNGNILGAVVVFRDVSHERKLSQQLSWHATHDTLTGLINRREFEHLVAGALHTAKEEGHAHALLYLDLDQFKVINDTCGHAAGDVLLQLLAKMLQGKMRDSDILARLGGDELGVLLPHCPLDHARVIGEQLRQSIRDFRFAWDSRSFELGVSIGIVEINQDSKSMSELLSAADQACYLAKEQGRNRIHVYQESDVMLAQRHGEMLWISRLNEAFAHDYFRLYAMPIVHLHDSPEYHDEVLIRIRNGKGDLILPGAFIPAAERYDMMLSIDRWVIHAICAHIQSVRDSLPPIEAMEESRRRTPALYSVNLSGMSLADAGLHDYITEQFVQFAIAPEQICFEITETAVIANLPKAQVFMRQLKAMGCRFSLDDFGSGFSSFGYLRALPVDYLKIDGIFVRGIATNAINRAMVKAINEVGHVMGLQTVAEYVEDDATLAIIRELGIDYAQGYAVGGLRPLTAGVD from the coding sequence ATGGGCGACCAGCAGAAACGTTTACAGATGGCGCTGGAAGCAGCGCACATGGCCATCTGGGATTCGCGCATCGTCGATGGCCAGGTCATCGACGGCACGGTCAGCTGGTCGGCCAAGGGCGCCGCCTTGCTGGGCCTGGAAGAACATGCGCTGACGCAGCCGTTCCGCAGCTTTCTCGGCTTCGTCCATGCGGAAGACCAGGGCAAAGTACTCGAGGTGTTGCAGGATGGCGTGCGCCGGCGCGGCGGCTACGACCTGCAATACCGCGTCATCTGGCCCGACGGCAGCGAACACTGGCTGGCGGCCAAGGCGCACATCTTCACGGATGCAGAAGGCCAGCCCGACCGCACCCTGGGCATCATCTGGGATATCACCGAGCACATGGCGCGCGAGCTGATGATTGCCGAGAGTAGGGAACTGGCCGAAGTGACGCTCAGCTCCATCGGCGACGGCGTGATCACCACCGATCCGTTCGGCAAGACGCGCTACCTGAACCGCGTGGCCGAGCAATTGACGGGCTGGAGCAACGAGCTGGCCCAAGGGTTGGACATCTGGGAAACCCTCAAGCTCGTCGATGAACACACGGGTGAGCCGCTCGACCACGTGGCCATCAAGTGCTTGCACCAGCGCCAGGCCATCGGCATTTCCACGCATGCGCAGCTGGTCACGCGCGACGGGCGGCGCATCGCCGTGGAAGACTCGGCCGCGCCCATCTGGTCGCGCAATGGCAACATCCTCGGCGCCGTCGTCGTCTTCCGCGACGTCAGCCATGAGCGCAAACTGAGCCAGCAACTGTCGTGGCACGCCACGCACGACACCCTGACGGGCCTGATCAACCGGCGCGAATTCGAGCACCTGGTCGCCGGTGCCCTGCACACGGCCAAGGAAGAAGGCCACGCGCATGCGCTGCTATATCTGGACCTGGACCAGTTCAAGGTCATCAACGACACCTGCGGCCACGCCGCCGGCGATGTGCTGCTGCAGCTGCTGGCCAAGATGCTGCAGGGGAAGATGCGCGACAGCGACATCCTGGCGCGCCTGGGCGGCGATGAACTGGGCGTGCTGCTGCCGCACTGTCCGCTCGATCACGCGCGCGTGATCGGCGAACAGCTGCGCCAGTCCATCCGCGATTTTCGTTTCGCCTGGGATAGCCGCAGTTTTGAGCTGGGCGTGAGCATCGGCATCGTGGAAATCAACCAGGACAGCAAGTCCATGAGCGAGCTGCTGAGCGCCGCCGACCAGGCCTGCTACCTGGCCAAGGAACAGGGCCGCAACCGCATCCATGTCTACCAGGAGTCGGACGTCATGCTGGCGCAGCGGCATGGCGAAATGCTGTGGATCTCGCGCCTGAATGAAGCGTTCGCCCACGATTACTTCCGCCTGTACGCCATGCCCATCGTGCACCTGCACGACAGCCCGGAATACCACGACGAAGTACTGATCCGCATCCGCAACGGCAAGGGCGACCTGATCTTGCCAGGCGCCTTCATCCCCGCCGCCGAACGCTACGACATGATGCTGTCCATCGACCGCTGGGTCATCCATGCCATCTGCGCGCATATCCAGAGCGTGCGCGACAGCCTGCCGCCAATCGAAGCGATGGAGGAAAGCCGGCGCCGGACACCGGCGCTGTATTCCGTCAACCTGTCGGGCATGTCGCTGGCCGATGCCGGCTTGCACGACTACATCACCGAGCAGTTCGTGCAATTCGCCATCGCGCCAGAACAAATCTGCTTTGAAATCACGGAAACGGCCGTCATCGCCAACCTGCCCAAGGCGCAAGTATTCATGCGCCAGCTCAAGGCCATGGGTTGCCGCTTCTCGCTCGACGACTTCGGCAGCGGCTTTTCCTCGTTCGGCTACCTGCGGGCCCTGCCCGTCGACTATTTGAAGATCGACGGCATCTTCGTGCGCGGCATCGCCACCAATGCCATCAACCGCGCCATGGTCAAGGCCATCAATGAAGTTGGCCACGTGATGGGCCTGCAAACGGTGGCCGAATACGTGGAAGACGATGCCACCCTGGCCATCATCCGCGAGCTGGGCATCGATTACGCGCAAGGCTACGCCGTGGGCGGCTTGCGGCCCCTGACGGCGGGCGTGGATTAG
- a CDS encoding DUF493 family protein → MQTIPPSEHIIPPSESLIEYPSDFPIKIMGPTHVDFAPTMLELVISHDPTFHEGRMEERPSGKGNYTGLTVTVRAISREQLDALYMALSGHPMVKIVM, encoded by the coding sequence ATGCAAACCATCCCTCCCAGCGAACACATCATTCCTCCCAGCGAATCGCTGATCGAATACCCGAGCGACTTTCCCATCAAGATCATGGGTCCGACGCATGTCGATTTCGCGCCGACCATGCTGGAACTGGTGATCAGCCACGATCCGACCTTCCATGAGGGCCGCATGGAAGAGCGTCCGTCGGGCAAGGGCAATTACACGGGCCTGACCGTCACCGTGCGCGCCATCAGCCGCGAGCAGCTCGACGCCCTGTACATGGCGCTGTCGGGCCACCCGATGGTCAAGATCGTCATGTAA